A genomic stretch from Natranaerobius trueperi includes:
- a CDS encoding energy-coupling factor ABC transporter permease has translation MTHLHIPDGVLPGIWIFISFALCFVVLGLVINYVKKHKNSKKKIIHTAVISALMLLGMSIPLGLIPYHLNLTVLAGIVLGSGLGFIAAFIVNLFLALVGHGGLTVVGLNTLIIGFEVYLARTIFNSLSNIGLVKRVAFTTVFALLLVTVLMVGVVSTMNMPIEVAAHLECSHHTHETISVSTDHFTNNFISFLLVVLPIVSGGIILESIIISLIVRYITKVKPDLIDYSIRYPVK, from the coding sequence ATGACTCATTTACACATTCCAGACGGAGTTTTACCAGGAATATGGATATTCATTTCATTTGCTTTATGTTTTGTAGTCCTTGGATTAGTTATAAATTATGTAAAAAAACATAAAAATAGTAAAAAAAAGATTATTCATACAGCGGTTATATCTGCATTAATGTTACTAGGAATGTCTATACCGTTAGGTCTAATACCATATCATTTAAATTTGACAGTATTAGCGGGGATAGTTTTAGGTAGTGGCCTGGGATTTATAGCGGCTTTTATAGTTAATTTATTTCTTGCTTTAGTAGGTCATGGAGGGTTGACTGTAGTAGGACTTAATACTTTAATTATTGGATTTGAAGTGTATTTAGCTAGGACGATTTTTAATTCTTTGTCTAATATTGGTTTAGTAAAACGAGTTGCTTTTACAACAGTTTTTGCATTGTTACTAGTAACAGTATTGATGGTAGGGGTAGTATCAACTATGAATATGCCTATAGAAGTGGCTGCACACTTAGAATGTTCACATCATACTCATGAAACGATATCAGTGTCAACTGATCACTTTACAAATAATTTTATATCTTTTCTTTTAGTAGTGCTTCCTATCGTAAGTGGTGGAATTATATTAGAAAGTATTATCATTTCATTGATTGTTAGATATATTACCAAAGTAAAACCAGACTTAATTGACTATTCTATCAGATATCCTGTGAAATAG
- a CDS encoding energy-coupling factor transporter transmembrane component T family protein yields the protein MKLNYFDYLANTESFLHKRSTWVKFLVTHLYFAAIFYSESLSSLLLITIIILINLLLTRISLKYLVLLTLYPIIFASFYLLVFSHELGWVVIIRAIASVFNVLLLFSTAPITEIIALLKPVVPQLLIDIIFLTYRVFFIMLYRFHLVFKSMRVRGGYNPKKLVTNLKHVGSAIGLSIIQSVDLSERLYAIMAIRGYRSGFMGSTTKGFYSYNLYSIITAVITLFLAVML from the coding sequence ATGAAACTAAACTATTTTGATTATCTAGCAAATACTGAATCGTTTTTACATAAAAGATCTACATGGGTGAAATTTTTAGTAACTCATTTATATTTTGCTGCAATTTTTTATAGCGAGTCTTTATCTTCATTACTACTTATAACAATAATTATATTAATTAATTTATTACTAACTAGAATTAGTCTAAAATATTTAGTATTACTAACTTTATATCCAATCATTTTCGCAAGTTTTTACCTACTGGTGTTTTCACATGAATTAGGATGGGTAGTAATAATCAGAGCAATTGCATCTGTATTTAATGTTTTATTATTGTTTAGTACTGCACCAATAACTGAGATTATAGCTTTATTAAAACCTGTAGTACCACAATTATTAATCGATATAATTTTTCTAACATATCGTGTTTTTTTTATAATGTTATATCGTTTTCATCTGGTTTTTAAGTCAATGCGAGTACGTGGCGGATATAATCCAAAAAAATTAGTGACAAATTTAAAACATGTAGGATCAGCAATAGGCCTGTCAATAATACAAAGTGTCGATTTGAGTGAGCGACTTTACGCTATTATGGCTATTAGGGGCTATCGATCAGGGTTTATGGGGAGTACTACAAAAGGTTTTTACAGTTACAATTTATATAGTATAATAACAGCTGTAATAACCTTATTTTTGGCGGTGATGTTATGA
- a CDS encoding energy-coupling factor ABC transporter ATP-binding protein, producing the protein MTKRVVHVSCIKHKYLDKTEVDLCGLDFIVNQGERIVILGSNGSGKTTLLSHITGLLEPTSGSIEVLNRNPAKNPDLVSQKLGVLFQHVEEQLLGPTVYDDIAFGPRNHGWSKQVIKNKVYEIADVLGIRHLLNKLCHYLSGGEKRKVALAGALVMEPEILVLDEPFVELDPISKKEILQTLNKYNQDKKTAIIVATHQVELVYKLADYVYILNQGEVIDKKTPKEILTNKAIFEKNNLELPHMVQLLYNLKQAGLDIPITFDVDYLSKEIIDQLKLSKKEIT; encoded by the coding sequence ATGACCAAAAGAGTAGTTCATGTGAGCTGTATTAAACATAAGTATTTAGATAAAACAGAAGTTGACCTATGTGGGTTAGATTTTATAGTAAATCAAGGAGAGCGTATAGTGATATTAGGGTCTAATGGTTCTGGTAAGACTACATTACTTTCACACATAACGGGCCTATTAGAACCAACGAGTGGTAGTATTGAAGTCTTGAATAGAAACCCTGCAAAAAATCCTGATTTAGTATCACAAAAGCTAGGAGTTTTGTTTCAACATGTAGAAGAACAATTACTTGGACCTACTGTTTATGATGATATAGCTTTTGGACCTCGTAATCATGGGTGGAGTAAACAAGTTATCAAAAATAAAGTTTATGAAATCGCTGATGTATTAGGAATAAGACATTTGTTAAATAAACTTTGTCATTATTTGAGTGGTGGGGAAAAAAGGAAAGTTGCATTAGCTGGAGCTTTAGTCATGGAACCTGAAATATTAGTATTAGATGAGCCTTTTGTTGAGTTAGACCCTATTTCAAAAAAAGAAATCTTACAAACCTTGAACAAGTATAACCAAGATAAAAAAACTGCTATAATAGTAGCAACTCATCAAGTGGAATTAGTTTATAAATTAGCTGATTATGTCTATATCTTAAACCAAGGAGAAGTCATTGATAAAAAAACTCCAAAAGAAATTTTAACTAATAAAGCGATATTTGAAAAAAATAACCTTGAGTTGCCTCATATGGTTCAATTGCTGTATAATCTCAAACAAGCTGGTTTAGATATACCGATCACATTTGATGTTGATTATTTGTCTAAAGAAATTATTGATCAATTAAAACTGAGCAAGAAAGAAATTACATAA
- a CDS encoding YicC/YloC family endoribonuclease, translated as MVYSMTGFGSSKLSDSELEGKIEIKTLNHKYLDIQVKGPRELFSLEESIRKMVSDRISRGRIEIRFNIKFTEQHHANAELNKPLAESYLQGLTELKEMTEEHDRSLLSIVSRLPEVFILQREEVDDSKLWQKIQSSLNEALDELLSMKEREGDKLKADIITHKNNLNDLVSKIYQLKDRSTDKVKGRLKDRVGEMIEDQNIDENRILQEVAILSDKANIDEELVRINSHINQMNEVLEESGSIGRKLDFIVQEMNREINTIASKANDEEISQLVIEAKSTIEKIREQVQNVE; from the coding sequence TTGGTATACAGTATGACAGGATTTGGGAGTAGCAAGTTATCTGACTCTGAATTAGAAGGTAAAATTGAAATTAAGACTTTAAATCATAAATACTTAGATATTCAAGTTAAAGGACCCCGTGAATTATTCTCATTAGAAGAAAGTATTAGAAAAATGGTTTCAGATAGAATATCAAGAGGACGGATCGAAATACGTTTTAATATTAAATTTACTGAGCAGCATCATGCTAACGCAGAACTCAATAAACCATTAGCTGAAAGTTATTTACAAGGTTTGACTGAATTAAAGGAAATGACAGAAGAACATGATAGATCATTGCTATCTATCGTTTCAAGGTTACCCGAAGTGTTTATACTTCAAAGAGAAGAAGTTGATGATAGTAAGCTGTGGCAAAAGATACAGTCTAGTCTTAATGAGGCACTTGATGAATTGCTATCAATGAAAGAAAGAGAAGGTGACAAACTGAAAGCAGATATTATAACTCATAAAAATAATTTAAATGATCTAGTATCGAAAATTTATCAATTAAAAGATAGGTCAACTGATAAAGTAAAAGGAAGACTAAAAGATCGTGTGGGAGAAATGATTGAAGATCAAAATATTGATGAAAATAGAATACTTCAGGAAGTAGCAATTCTTTCAGATAAAGCTAATATAGACGAGGAACTTGTTCGTATTAACAGTCATATTAATCAAATGAATGAAGTGTTAGAAGAAAGTGGTTCGATTGGTCGTAAATTAGATTTTATTGTTCAAGAAATGAATAGAGAGATAAATACCATAGCTTCTAAAGCAAATGATGAAGAAATTTCTCAGTTAGTGATAGAAGCAAAGAGCACAATAGAAAAAATTAGAGAACAAGTGCAAAACGTAGAATAA